One segment of Gemmatimonadota bacterium DNA contains the following:
- a CDS encoding IS3 family transposase → MPCQRRPKGVRVRRKYEFIKAHRQQFPIQVMCRERAVAPSGYYQWLKCPQSKRAIEDARLLRLIRASFTASQGIYGAPRVFLDLREAGEICSKHRVARLMRENGLRALHGHRTRRWEVGKPAVLTPHLLKRHFAPTQPNVAWATDITYIRTWQGWLYLAVVLDLFSRKVVGWAAGPTIHRELVLNALAAAVKQRRPRGTIIHSDQGTQYGSDAWRRFCQSNQLTPSMSRRGNCWDNAVAESFFSSMKKERIKKRIYPSRDVALADIAEDIDHFYNPVRRHSHLAGVSPEQFEAAHRRRRRAG, encoded by the coding sequence ATGCCATGCCAGCGACGCCCAAAGGGAGTCCGCGTCCGGCGGAAGTACGAGTTCATCAAGGCCCACCGGCAGCAGTTCCCGATTCAGGTGATGTGTCGGGAGCGGGCCGTCGCACCCAGTGGCTACTACCAGTGGCTCAAGTGCCCGCAGTCGAAGCGCGCCATCGAGGACGCGCGGCTCCTGCGCCTGATTCGCGCCTCCTTCACGGCAAGCCAGGGCATCTACGGCGCGCCCCGCGTGTTCCTCGACCTGCGGGAGGCCGGGGAGATCTGCAGCAAGCACCGGGTCGCTCGCCTGATGCGCGAGAACGGACTGCGCGCCCTGCATGGCCATCGCACGCGTCGTTGGGAGGTGGGGAAGCCGGCGGTCCTCACGCCGCACCTGCTCAAGCGGCACTTCGCGCCTACGCAGCCCAACGTGGCGTGGGCGACGGACATCACGTACATCCGCACGTGGCAGGGCTGGCTGTACCTCGCCGTCGTGCTCGATCTGTTCTCCCGCAAGGTCGTCGGGTGGGCCGCCGGCCCGACCATCCACCGCGAGCTGGTCCTGAACGCGCTCGCGGCCGCGGTGAAGCAGCGGCGGCCACGCGGGACCATCATTCACTCGGATCAAGGCACGCAGTACGGCAGCGACGCCTGGCGCCGGTTCTGCCAGTCCAACCAGCTCACACCGAGCATGAGCCGTAGAGGCAACTGCTGGGACAACGCGGTCGCGGAGTCCTTTTTCAGCAGCATGAAGAAGGAGCGCATCAAGAAACGCATCTATCCGAGCCGTGACGTCGCCCTGGCGGACATCGCCGAGGACATCGATCACTTCTACAACCCCGTTCGACGGCACAGCCACCTCGCGGGCGTTAGCCCCGAGCAGTTCGAAGCCGCTCACAGGCGTCGCCGCCGAGCCGGTTAG